TTAAACCATGCACGCTAAACAGTACCATGCACGAACAAAACTCTTCTGTGGAACTAATTCCTATGCGCAGACCTGCATTGCTCAATGGCGAGCATATTGTGAAGTTTACAGAAGCGTAAGTGGAAAGGATGGACGTGATCGAAGGGCTACAATATTCTATAGTAGGAAAACTATCGTATGGAGGTCCAGAATTGCAACAGCTACGTAAACTAATCCCAATTCAGTATGGTATCAAAGGTGAATGCAATATCGGTTTCTTAAGGGATAGACATGTGTTGATTAGAATGATATTATGGCAAAATTTTCTGAATTTTACTTCGAAGAATGCTCATTGGGTCAATGACAAAGATGTCTATGAGTATCAGTTGAGGCCATTAATTTATGATTCAAAATTTAAGGCTGGAGAAGAGACACCTAAAGTTATGGCATGGATATCTTTCCCAAGGCTGTTACCTACcttttttttaaaggaatgtATGTTCTCTCTAGCTTTCGCAATTGAAAACCATTGCACTTAGATATGGCAACAATCAACAAAACTAGACCTAGTTGTGCGAGGGTGAAAGTTTTAGTTGATTTATTGGCTGACCTGCCTAAGAAAGTGATAATGAATATTGTGAATGAAGTAACAGGTGATACTAGGAGTGAATGGGTGAGGATAAAATATGATATGATTCCAAAATATTGCAAAACATGCAATCTACAAGGGCATAATGCGTTGAAATATTGGAGAATTCATCCTGAACTATATGTGGAAAGGGATAGTACAAAGCAGGCTGTGAGGGAAGATGATCACTCAAATTCCAAACAACAACCATTGATGATTCTTTCCAGTGGCAAAGTTGTGGGTAATGTACATGGAAATACCAAGGAGCAGTGGAAAGAAGTGAGGGACAATAGAGTAAGGGCCAATGCTAATCAAAATGCAGGTAATTTACTGGAAAAGAAATAGTTCCAGTACAACAAGGAGGAAAATAAGAAGGAGATGGAGGAACTAATGGGAAAAATGGTAGACAATTGAATGCAGTTCATGGTGATACTGGGAAGGAATTAGTTCCTACTGAGCAAAGAGGAAATAATCAGGTTCAAGTGGGTAACAAATTTGCAGTATTAGAAGTAGTAGATAAGCAGGAAGCAGCTGATAACCAACTAGCTTTCATAGCTGATCAACCAAGTGCAAAAAGCCCAGGTATAGCTAATCAAGGAGTAGTACGGCAACAACAAAGGGTGAATACTCACAAGTCAGGTAATTTGAACCCTGCAGCACCACTATTTAATCCCAATTCAGCTGGGATTGGTTCAAATAATGGGGCAGTGGGTATAAATAATTAAACATAAAGAGGTAAGGAGTCAACAACACAATGGGTTCAAAGGGCTTTTAAGGGCAATGCAGGGGCTATGACAGTAGGAATTAATACCTCCTATCAGGATATTCCATCTCAAGATACATTGGTGGAAAGGAATTTAGGTAATACACCTACACATCATACAGAGAAGACTAACTTTCCCAAGGTAAATGAGATGGTTCAATGGGTTGGTGGCAGACTGTGGTTAGATCAAAGAGAAGAGGATTCAGATATAGAGGAAGTATCATTTGGTGCACCAATTGATGAAGAACTAATATATACTGAACAAGAGGAGGAAGAACAAAGTGTAAATGGAGACCCCATTGTCACAATCAACAATAACACTGATGGTAACACAAATAAAGCAGATGCTGAAGGCAAGGACAAAGAAAGAAATAATCATAACCTGGAAGCTGCAGGGACTGATGGAGATTATGCAGGCAATGCTGAAGGAATAGGGACAGATGTAGGGATCCAGGAGGAACAAAGaaagataaaaatcaaaatacagATGTTGGAGACAATCAACAAATGACTGCAATTGCTGAGAATGAGTTACAAGCTAAACAGACCCCAGTTGCACAAAAAATATTGTTTCATTGGAGAAAAGCCACCTGAAGATTTTTAAAAAAGGATAGGAGCATGCTATAGTTCATAAGTTTCAAACACAAATATCAGTAGATGTTGCGGAAAGTCAGGAAGCCAATGGTGCAGATGGGGAAGAGGAGAGAACAAGCATAGATTTGGACCAAGAATCAACAGTTCAAAATTTTCAGAATGTGGCAAGGCAGGGTGATCTTTCACCTAGATATATGGAGAAGGCCAAGTCTGCAGCAAAAGGCAAGAAAAAACAGCATAAAGACAACATCACTACTCCCACAGGTGGTGTGCAAACAAGGAGGACCTTAACCAAATCTCTGAATCAGTAATGGATGCACTTATTTGGAATATTAGGTCAATCAAAACACAACAAGCCTTTGATAGGTTAGTCAAAATGCACAGGCAGCATCACTATGAATTTATTGGTCTAATGGAACCTAAGCAACAAGCTAGAAAATTGGAGAAATATAGAAGACAAATTGGCTTTGCACAGGCAATTTCAAATGTGTCTAACAAGATTTGGGCCTTCATTGATGAAGTGTTTGATGTTACTGTTATGTATGACATGGTGCATCAGTTGACCTTAAGGCTTTATCATACAGAAACTAAGGTAGAGCTTGTCCTAACTTTAGTATATGCCAAATGTGATGCCATAAAGAGAATAGAGTTATGGGACTCTATGTATGCAATGGCAAGTGACATGAATGTTCCATAGTTGGTTGGGAATGACTTTAATATCATTTGGGATGAAGAAGAAAAATTTGGAGGATTGCCAGTATCATTGAATGAAATAGATGATTTTAGGCACTGTGTAAACACCTGCAATTTGTATGATCTTGGTTTCAAGGGTAATATATTTACTTGGTGGAATGGGAGAGAAGAAGAGGATTGCATCTTTAAAAGGTTAGACAGATGTCTAGCTAATGAGGAATTTCGGCAAACATTCCCAGGAATTGAAGTGTCTCATCTGTCAAAGATAGGGTCGGATCATAGTCCTATGCAATTGAAGTTGATTTAGAGGTTATACCTGTGAAGAAACCATTCAGGTTTCTTAACTTTTGGACTGAGCATGAGTCATTTAAAGTTGTTGTGTAGGAAAATTGGCAAGCAGACTTCTATGCAAGCCCATTTGTCTTGTTCAATTATAAATTTAAAAAGCTAAAAAAGGCATTATCAGTATGGAGCAAAGCCACCTTTGGaaacatttttcaaaaaatttctagCCTAGAGGAAGTAGGTTTAGCTCATGAAGCTCAGTCTGAATCCATACCtacaaagaaaaatagagaaagaTTGCAGAAAGTGCAACCAGAGTTGATCAGGTATCTTGCATTAGAGGAAAAATTCTGGAAGCAAAAATCAGGAATGGTTTGGTTCAAAGATGGGGATATAAATACCAAATTTTTCCATGTTCAAGTCAAGGTTCGAAGGAAGAGATTGCAACTTAATAGGATCCAAAACAGCTTAGGCAACTGGATAGAAGATGATGAAGAGATTGCTAAGGAAGATGTGAAGTTCTATGAAGACCAATTCTCAGAAACAACAGTACCAACATCATTCCACATATTAGACAATATTCCAACTCTAGTGGACATGGAGCAGAACACTGAAATAATGAAGCAACCAACAAAAGAGGAGGTCAAAACTGCAGTTTTTGGTTTGAATGGAGACAATGCAGGTGGACCAGATGGTTACATAGGTAAATTCTATCACACATGATGGGATATCATAGGGGATGATGTGTTTGATATGGTGAGAGCATTCTTCAATGGTCATAGTCTGCCTAAATGTGTACCTCACACTAATCTGGTTCTACTTCCAATGAAAAAAGAGGTGACAACATTTTCTGATTTGAGGACAATAAGTTTGAGCAACTTCACTAACAAAATTATCTCTAGGGTAATTCATAAGAGATTAATGGGACTTCTGCCTAGTCTCATATCTGAAGAACAAGCTGGCTTTGTGAAGGGGAGGAGTATTGTTGAGAATGTTTTCCTTACCCAAGAAATTGTGACAGATATCAGACTAAAGACAAGGGCTGGACCAAATGTAGTCATAAAACTAGATATGACTAAGGCATATGACAGGTTGTCTTGGGCTTTTTCTGACTAAAGTAATTAGGAAGATGGGTTTTGCAGAAAGATTCATTGTTATGGTGTTTGGAATTGTTTCAAACAATTGATATTCTGTTCTAATTAATGGACAAACTCATGGATTCTTCAAATCATCTAGAGGAGTTAAGCAAGGTCACCCTTTGTCACCTTTATTATTTATTCTTGCTGCTGAAGCACTGTCAAGGGGTTTGAATGCTCTGCACCTGAATCTATATTTCTGTGGTTTTGGATTACCTAAGTGGAGTTCTAAAATCAACCATATGGCCTATGCAGATGATACCATTATTTCTCTTCATTTGATACTACATCACTTAAATTGATAATGGAGGTGCTATATCTATATGAGGTTGCATCTGGGCAGCTTGTGAATAAGAACAAATCAGTCGTGTACATGCATCACTTGACTAATGAAGAGGTTGCAGATAAGGTAGAAAGGGTTATAGGTATCAAAAGGCAGGAGTTTCCATTTACCTATTTAGGTTGCCATATATTTTACTCAAGGAGAAAGATGGAGTTTTATCAAGGTTTAATTACCAAAGTGATGGACAAGCTGCAAACATGGAAAGGAAAATTGCTTTCAATAGGTGGAAGAGTTGTTCTAATAGCACATGTTCTGCAGAGTATGCACATTCATCTACTCTCAGCAGTAAACCCTCCCAAAAATGTCATTAACAAGTTACATAAGATCTTTGCCCAGTTTTTTTGGTGCAGCTCTATAGGAGGCAGTAGCAGGCATTGTGCATCATGGAACACTTTGTGTATGCCTTATGCAGAAGGAGGAATTGACTTCAGAGATCTACATAATGTGGCTAAGGCACTATTCTGTAAATTATAGTGGAACTATAGAACCAAGCCATGTTTATGGAGCTCTTTTATGAGCCACAAGTATTGTAAGAAATTAAACTCAGTAATTGTGCCATGGAGGAGAGGATCACTTGTATGGAGGAAGATGTTAGAATGTAGGGATGTGATTGAGCATCAAATTAAATGGCATCCAAAAATGGGATCATCACTATTCTGGTATGATAACTGGACAGGACTTGGGGAACTGTACTTCATTGTTCCACAAGATTTTGGGATTGATGAATCTATTAATAATGTAATGAATGTGGTCGAAGAAGGAGGCTGGAATGTAAACAAATTACTTGAGTCATTGCCTGAGGAATATGTGTCCCATATTATGGAAAATATAAAGCCACCTGTGGTCAATGATAAACTAGATATACCATACTGGATGTTGGAACCTAGGGGACACTTTAGTCTCAAATCTGCGTGGGAGTATCTGAGAAGGAGAGATGAACCAAGGGAGGCTTATAAAAAGATATGCGTAAAAAGGATTGCCATTCAAAATCTCTTTCTTCATGTGGAAGGTGTGGAAGGCAAAACTCCCTCTAGATGACTTCATGAGGAGGCTGGGATACATAATGCCATCAAAATGCTGGTATTGCACACAGCCAGAGGAAGAGACTCTACATCATCTGTTCTTTAGCTCAGATACTGCACGAAATGTGTGGAGatattttcttttgagggttggTATCAATATGCAGGGATTAACAATGCATCAGGCTATTACTAAATGTTGGAAAATCAAGGTATGTGACAGACTCAAACCAATTATGCAGGCTCTACCATCATGTATTATGCGGGAACTATGGAAAAGAAGGAATAGTATGAAATATGGGGATGCTGTCTCAGCAAGTCATGTGATATATCAAGTATCATCAACTTTTCAAGCTTTGGTGCAGCTGAGgaaaccatgaatgcaacatgtTCCTCGCAAATGGCAGGACCTATTAACAGTGATGGAGAACCACACTGCTAGACTCAAGGTTGACAAAGTTATATGGGAATTTCCTGATGCAGGATGG
The Nicotiana sylvestris chromosome 11, ASM39365v2, whole genome shotgun sequence DNA segment above includes these coding regions:
- the LOC104228735 gene encoding uncharacterized protein, with product MGSSLFWYDNWTGLGELYFIVPQDFGIDESINNVMNVVEEGGWNVNKLLESLPEEYVSHIMENIKPPVVNDKLDIPYWMLEPRGHFSLKSAWEYLRRRDEPREAYKKICVWKAKLPLDDFMRRLGYIMPSKCWYCTQPEEETLHHLFFSSDTARNVWRYFLLRVGINMQGLTMHQAITKCWKIKDLLTVMENHTARLKVDKVIWEFPDAGWLKVNTDGASRGNPSRSVVGYCVRDEYGDVVAVVGKEIHETTNTEAEAIAIVEALRFYRMQHFPQVCVKTDSMLMKKIMEGVWKPPWSIAEHVEEIMQLLNGGNYVVSHIYREGNKLTDHIANYALDVGDIKCQDFWQLDVQGRNIVNKDKLQCPYLMVKVPRS